The following are encoded together in the Variovorax sp. PBS-H4 genome:
- the kdpE gene encoding two-component system response regulator KdpE, producing the protein MSAPTAIVIEDEPQIRRFVRGALEAEGWQVHEAGTLRDGLAAAGTRQPDLVVLDLGLPDGDGVGLIRDVRGWSGVPIIVLSARTDEADKIAALDAGADDYLTKPFGTGELLARVRANLRRPRTANGSEEAEPVFRFGEVEVDRTARLVRRAGAEVHLTPTEYRLLSVLVANAGRVLTQRQLLREVWGPSHAGQSHYLRIYMGHLRQKLEADPAQPRHLLTETAVGYRLVP; encoded by the coding sequence ATGTCAGCACCCACCGCCATCGTGATCGAGGACGAGCCCCAGATCCGGCGCTTCGTGCGTGGCGCGCTGGAAGCCGAGGGCTGGCAGGTGCACGAAGCAGGAACGCTGCGCGACGGCCTGGCGGCGGCCGGGACGCGGCAGCCCGACCTGGTGGTGCTGGATCTCGGCCTGCCCGACGGCGACGGCGTCGGCTTGATCCGCGACGTGCGGGGGTGGTCGGGCGTGCCGATCATCGTGCTTTCGGCGCGTACCGACGAGGCCGACAAGATCGCGGCGCTCGATGCCGGCGCCGACGACTACCTGACGAAGCCCTTCGGGACCGGCGAACTGCTGGCCCGCGTTCGTGCCAACCTGCGGCGGCCACGCACGGCCAACGGCAGCGAAGAGGCCGAGCCGGTGTTCCGGTTCGGCGAGGTCGAGGTCGACCGCACGGCACGCCTGGTGCGGCGCGCCGGTGCCGAAGTGCACCTGACGCCGACCGAGTACCGGCTGCTCTCGGTGCTGGTCGCCAATGCCGGCCGCGTGCTCACGCAGCGCCAGTTGCTGCGAGAGGTGTGGGGCCCCTCGCATGCCGGGCAGAGCCACTATCTGCGTATCTACATGGGGCATCTGAGGCAGAAGCTGGAGGCCGACCCGGCGCAGCCCCGGCACCTGCTGACCGAGACCGCCGTCGGCTATCGCCTGGTGCCTTGA
- a CDS encoding response regulator has translation MRTLLVEDDEMIGSSLRHALEGAGWSVDWVRDGALAQSAFADGGYTCVLLDLGLPKQDGTQVLRRARERGDTTPVLVLTARDGLEDRIQGLDLGADDYLLKPFEFRELLARMRAVIRRRDGAAHSVIGGNHLQLDLTTREVLRNGERDALTAREFALLHALLERPGAILSREQLENRIYGWGEEVTSNAVDVLIHGMRRKLGPDAIRNVRGLGWRVAAA, from the coding sequence GTGCGCACGCTGCTGGTAGAAGACGACGAGATGATCGGGAGCAGCCTGCGGCATGCGCTCGAAGGCGCCGGCTGGTCGGTCGACTGGGTGCGCGATGGCGCGCTGGCGCAGAGCGCCTTCGCCGATGGCGGCTACACCTGCGTGCTGCTCGACCTCGGCTTGCCCAAACAGGACGGCACCCAGGTGCTGCGCAGGGCGCGCGAGCGGGGCGACACCACGCCGGTGCTGGTGCTCACCGCGCGCGACGGCCTGGAGGATCGCATCCAGGGCCTGGACCTCGGCGCCGACGACTACCTGCTCAAGCCCTTCGAATTCCGCGAGCTCCTGGCGCGCATGCGCGCCGTGATCCGCCGCCGCGACGGCGCCGCGCATTCGGTGATCGGCGGCAACCACCTGCAGCTGGACCTGACCACGCGCGAGGTGCTGCGCAACGGCGAGCGCGACGCCCTGACGGCGCGCGAGTTCGCGTTGCTGCATGCGCTCCTGGAGCGCCCAGGCGCCATCCTGTCGCGCGAGCAGCTCGAGAACCGTATCTACGGCTGGGGCGAGGAAGTCACCAGCAACGCGGTCGACGTGCTGATCCATGGCATGCGGCGCAAGCTCGGGCCCGACGCCATCCGCAACGTGCGAGGCCTCGGCTGGCGGGTGGCGGCGGCATGA
- a CDS encoding pseudouridine synthase, with translation MSDTPDTIRLNKRMAELGLCSRREADDWIAQGWVKVNGRVAEMGVKVGPADRIEVDRKAQNQQQQQVTILLHKPMGYVSGQAEDGHEPAVVLINPRTHWREDPSRLRFSPPQLRGLAPAGRLDIDSVGLLVLTQDGRVARQLIGEDSRMEKEYLVRVSYGEVAQNPQAAFPRDQLQRLRHGLSLDGQPLKPALVDWQNPEQLRFVLTEGKKRQIRRMCELVGLKVVGLKRIRIGGVVLGHLPVGQWRYLGAQERF, from the coding sequence ATGTCCGACACCCCCGATACGATCCGACTCAACAAGCGCATGGCGGAGCTCGGCCTGTGCTCGCGCCGCGAGGCCGACGACTGGATCGCGCAGGGGTGGGTCAAGGTCAACGGCCGGGTCGCGGAGATGGGCGTCAAGGTCGGGCCTGCCGACCGCATCGAGGTCGACCGCAAGGCGCAGAACCAGCAGCAACAACAGGTCACCATCCTGCTGCACAAACCCATGGGCTACGTCAGCGGCCAGGCCGAGGACGGCCACGAGCCGGCCGTGGTGCTGATCAACCCGCGCACGCATTGGCGAGAGGACCCGAGCCGCCTGCGCTTCTCGCCGCCCCAATTGCGCGGCCTGGCGCCGGCCGGCCGGCTCGACATCGATTCGGTGGGCCTGCTGGTACTGACGCAGGACGGCCGTGTGGCGCGCCAGCTGATCGGCGAAGACTCGCGCATGGAGAAGGAATACCTGGTGCGCGTGAGCTACGGCGAGGTGGCGCAGAACCCGCAGGCTGCCTTCCCGCGCGATCAGCTGCAGCGCCTGCGCCACGGCCTGAGCCTAGACGGCCAGCCGCTCAAGCCGGCGCTGGTCGACTGGCAGAACCCCGAGCAGCTGCGCTTCGTGCTGACCGAGGGGAAGAAGCGGCAGATACGGCGCATGTGCGAGCTGGTCGGGCTCAAGGTGGTGGGCCTGAAGCGAATCCGCATCGGCGGCGTGGTGCTGGGGCACTTGCCGGTGGGACAGTGGCGCTACCTCGGGGCGCAGGAACGGTTCTAA
- a CDS encoding sensor histidine kinase: MKKEMHYPRPWYMPCSLRGKLLLWLVSLHLVAAGVAAWASYMSYGRMVHTFMDDQMQLLANSYAANDNAPVLQPQADESVFKWGAFVVQIWSPDGRLLASSWPRLAVPLQAAPGLRNVRTGADRDDDWRVYTAEGGARPSQPRVQIAQSGSFLRHEVAHRALFAALPIALLLPVSLAVLWLVVWLSSYSLHAVAREVAAQDERSLSQLSLARVPDEIAPLVSAFNSLLARLRDAFAAQRRFVQDAAHELRTPVAAIGLQLENLRAHVPAGDAAERFAQLEAGVTRAQHLIEQLLRLSRQESAAGASNAAPVDVDALLRESLGQLMVVADRRGIDVGFDGSVRPVVRAPAAELRSVFDNLIDNALRHSPEGGVVDVRLHEVQGRPVVDVVDNGPGIPPEFMPRVFDRFFRVPGTSAGGSGLGLAIARTAALRHGLRIALSNRSEHEGGSTGLVARVYLPA; this comes from the coding sequence ATGAAGAAAGAAATGCACTACCCGCGGCCGTGGTACATGCCCTGCTCACTTCGGGGCAAGCTGCTGCTGTGGCTGGTTTCCCTGCACCTGGTCGCGGCCGGCGTCGCGGCCTGGGCCTCCTACATGAGCTACGGGCGCATGGTCCACACCTTCATGGACGACCAGATGCAGCTGCTGGCCAACTCCTACGCGGCGAACGACAACGCGCCGGTCCTGCAGCCGCAGGCGGACGAAAGCGTCTTCAAGTGGGGAGCCTTCGTGGTCCAGATCTGGAGCCCCGACGGCCGCCTGCTCGCGAGCTCCTGGCCCCGGCTCGCGGTGCCGCTGCAGGCCGCGCCCGGACTGCGCAACGTGCGCACCGGCGCCGACCGCGACGACGACTGGCGTGTCTACACCGCGGAAGGCGGGGCGCGGCCCAGCCAGCCTCGCGTGCAGATCGCGCAGAGCGGCAGCTTCCTGCGCCACGAAGTCGCGCACCGGGCGCTTTTCGCGGCATTGCCCATCGCGCTGCTGCTGCCGGTTTCGCTGGCGGTGCTGTGGCTGGTGGTGTGGCTCAGCTCCTATTCACTGCACGCAGTGGCGCGCGAAGTGGCCGCCCAGGACGAGCGCAGCCTCTCGCAGCTCTCCCTGGCGCGCGTCCCCGACGAGATCGCGCCCCTGGTCAGCGCTTTCAACAGCCTGCTGGCGCGCCTGCGCGACGCCTTTGCCGCCCAGCGCCGCTTCGTGCAGGATGCGGCACACGAGTTGCGCACGCCGGTGGCTGCCATCGGCCTGCAGCTGGAAAACCTGCGCGCCCACGTGCCTGCGGGCGACGCTGCCGAGCGATTCGCGCAGCTGGAAGCCGGCGTCACCCGGGCGCAGCACCTGATCGAGCAACTGCTGCGGCTGTCGCGCCAGGAAAGCGCCGCAGGGGCTTCGAACGCGGCGCCGGTCGATGTCGACGCGCTGTTGCGCGAAAGCCTGGGTCAATTGATGGTGGTCGCGGACCGGCGCGGCATCGACGTCGGCTTCGACGGCAGCGTGAGGCCCGTGGTGAGGGCGCCGGCCGCCGAGCTGCGCAGCGTTTTCGACAACCTGATCGACAACGCGCTGCGCCACTCCCCAGAAGGCGGAGTGGTCGACGTGCGCCTGCACGAGGTGCAGGGCCGGCCGGTGGTGGACGTGGTGGACAACGGGCCCGGCATTCCGCCGGAGTTCATGCCCCGCGTGTTCGACCGCTTCTTCCGCGTGCCCGGGACCTCGGCCGGCGGCAGTGGGCTCGGCCTCGCGATCGCCCGCACGGCGGCACTGCGGCATGGGCTGCGCATCGCGCTGAGCAACCGCAGCGAGCACGAGGGAGGCAGCACCGGTTTGGTCGCGAGGGTCTATCTGCCTGCCTGA